One Ranitomeya imitator isolate aRanImi1 chromosome 4, aRanImi1.pri, whole genome shotgun sequence genomic window, TGCTTTATATATCGGAAATGTCTGCCACCTCGTTACTAAGGGAAGCCACCTCACTATGCCAGAAATTCAGACACTGTCTAACATCAAAAAGTCGACATCAAGACAGCTCCAAAAGATTATGCAGGCAAATAAAAAAGCTGTGTGAAAAGGAATCAGAAGTATATTTGATGGCTGCTACCTCAATACAAACTACTGCTTGACTTGATAAGGCAATGGCTTAGAAAGCAAGAAGAAAGCTGTAAAAATGCTGGTTGTATTCTGAACCACAAACAGCGAGCGGAGCCATTTCTTTTCCTCCTATTCATTTCTTCGGAAGTTATGGAGACAGACACGCTAACCTACCTTTTCCCTCTGAAGAGACAATCGCTTGGCTTTTTCATCCACGCCTTTATCTCTACTTATTTCTTGCTCCCTTTTATTCGTGGCTTCACCACTTTCTAGTTCTTTGGCCTTttcctctaaggccggtttcatttCAGGCTTGAACTTAGGCACGAGACCACCAAGATAATTACCTACAAAAGCATGGACGTTACTGGACTGATTTGTTAGGAAATTTGAAATGCTTTTCTTTGCAGAACTTGAGCCGTCTTCAGTTTCGGGGGCCAAATCTTTTTCCTTGTCACTGCTTAGATCAATAGTGCGGTCTTGATCAATTTGGGTAATGTTATTTTTCTCCATCTTTGTTTCGTTAGCAAAGTATGAGTTTATATGATGAGACAAGAAGTTATAGGTTTCCCCAAAGTTAGTGGTAATATAACTGGCATGGAACACCCCGTTCCTGTGCTCTGTACCTTCTTCTAACGCATCCACTGGCTTGGGAGAACTGGCTTGGGCCGCCTGCGAGGTAGATTTGGTTGTACTACTTGATTTCTTGGACTGATTCGGAAGGTCCTGGTCAGAGTCTAGAACCTCTCCTTTATCAGAGCCGGACTGGCTTGCACTCGCCTCCCTTATTTGGATAGTTTCTTCTTTCCCAATATTGGCTGAATTTGGCTTTGGGCGGACGATACGTGAAAGTAAGTCTCCATGTGTGCTTGAGACAACTTTAGTGACAGAATCCAAAGTATTCTTAATCCGTGACATAGACGCCTTTGCGATAGCAATTCCCTTTGAAGTAGTAGTACTGACTTTTGAGCTTACTGAGTAGAAATGACTTTGGGACTTGGTGTGAAGAATGTCTCTTTCTCCGGCTCTCCTGTATGGACGTTTGTGTTGTTGAAACTTTGAGAAAAAGTTACTACAGTGGATGTTTGAGTAATTGGTAAAGTGTCTGCAGTAGGAGCACACAAAGCTTAAGTCGGGTCTCCTCCAGATCCTCCTCCTTGACGCCACGAAATACAGATACGTATCCAGCAGCAACAGCACTGGCATTACTTTTATTGCCACAATTGCTCATATGCCATCtgaaacatgaaaaaaaaagtgctgaaaacatCAAGGTCAATGTCACAAGACTGCATTCTGTGTAACAATTAAACGTACAGTGGGTCAGTATTGGTAGAAGTAATTCAATGTGAAGCAACGAAGAGAAAAGCTGAAGCTGGAACACCATTGTGGTGAACAGGGGATATATGCGGGAGAAAAAGCTAGAGtacaacggccgtttcgcacctacacgacacttctacgggtccatacgAGTTCTCTCGGTCCAGGGTATGTACCCATAAAAGCGTCACCGAGGTGAAACATCCATCGGCCTCTTGCTTTTTCCCCCACACACACCCCCTGCGCACTGCAACGATGTCCCATCTTATGGATTAAAGGACTTTTAAGAAATATAACTTGTGAGTGCCGCTTTTCTTCTCAATGCTTCACATTGATTTTCTggatctaagcagagcaccactgGTAATTTGGCAATGCTGAAGTGTTTAAATATGGACATGAAAGAAATGGGTGTAAGACAGGTGCTCTGAAGTAACAAATAATCTTCAACCACTGCTTCAAAACAGGTAGTAGGATCCATCGCTGTGCCCTCACTGTCTGAACTTAGACTACAGCATATCGCTTTGCTCTCATCGTTTCCTTACATATTTTGTTTATTCCCCCTTGTCTTGCTctcctcccccccacacacttCATTTGGTGTACCCCAAAAAAATGTCTCTTATATGCATTTTAATATTTTGGTTTCCCTTCCTTTTTTGACCATTAGGGACCTTCCTGTGACCTGGGACCTTTTTCTTTTCCTCATCATCGGGGACCTACGAGATCACTCCTGAACCTTTCTGATTTTCACCTATATTGACACTTGCATACAGTCCTTTTGAGGTCTATTCTGATATTCATAATACTTCTAAGTACCTCGTTGACATGTTTTGATATTTGACCATATTTATTATGAATAGCTAAAGCTTTCAGTTGTATGACCCAAGCATGTCTATACTTGTCACATGATTTTTCAATTTTGATTTTGTTCTGCCTCTTTGTACAGATATACTTTGAGAAAGTCAAGATAGGCCAAAACGTTGGTCAACACTGTCTATTTTACATTTTGGGTCTATTAATAAATTGTGTTGCATCGATTTggtgttaaaaaatgtattttatatgcaTCTTAATAATTAGGTTTCCTTTCCTTTTTTGACCTTTAGGGACCTTCCTGTGACCTGGGACCTTTTTCTTTTCCTTATCGTCGGGGACCTATGTGCCATTGTGTTTAGTATAGGTTTTCTGTTTACTACGATGTCGGCAGCTGTTTTAATAAACCTAATAATTACTCCCTACACAAGACGATACTatgtaaaataagaaaaaatatttttcactttatttataatagtgtattttttcattttctttatttcCAAGAGAGGTCTCGGACCCGAATGCTGTAAAATACCTGAAATAACAACCACATCAGGTACCCACCCACCTTGGGGCCAGGTGCTGGCAGCCACGGAACCATAAGACGTGTATGTGGCCTGGCTTAATACAAGCGAATTGAGCTGGGCTGGACGCGGGTAGTTGGAATACAGCCCGAAGTATGCAAAAGCACCGGTACCGGAGAATCCTGCCAGTGCACAGACtggaaatacgtacgctactcacctggtagcagtgttttttcaggagccatgacagcacaacgagagaggggatccgcccttcagggacaggaaacctcagacataaaagggcggcacctcactcacccgccagttggtttacagagtatgaaaggaccttctaggttagtagcacataaacaatattaatatatggtacaattcacccagtgaataaacttaggaattttctaaaggaagtgttgaacccataaacaaagagggtagggaatataagggtgctgtcatggctcctgaaaaaaacactgctaccaggtgagtagcgtacgtatttattcagtcgccatgacagcacaacgagagactttcagagaagtgaaaaggtgactagggagggataatagcttccagcacccttctcccaaacgtgaggtcggaggagccacctagatctaatctatagtgtctaagaaaggtggatggagaagaccatgtggccgccttacagatgtcctcaatcgatacttctgctctctcagcccaggatgtggctaccgcacgagtggagtgagcctttataccttctggaatctccatgccacctgcggtataagcaagagatatcgcctccctaatccatctggctagggtattttttgatactctaagtcccttcctaaccccctggtaggataaaaataatgcgtggtcttttttccaggtgtctgttactgaaatgtatttaagaaggcacctacgtacgtccaaacaatgaaatctctgctccttattgttagagggattaggacaaaatgaaggtaggatcacctcctgggatctatgaaattttgaggcaacctttggaagataaaaagggtcaggcctcatcaccactctatcttccaaaaattgcatatatggacgttgcctggataatgcctgaagatcactaacccttcttgccgatgtaagagcaactaagagggctgttttgaccgacaggatcttgatcgggacagagtcaataggctcgaacggagcttgtgttagagctgagagcacaagatttaggtcccatggaactattctctgtttaacaaccggcctggatctggtgaccgctttgaaaaaccttgttatccagtgattactggctatgttggaattatatagtgcccctagagctgaaacctgaactctaagggtgctggtggctaagcctaactctaggcccttctgtaaaaattctaggatctgagcaatatcaggtttttgatcgatttgtgctcctgaacttgataggaacttcctccctaccctaacataaatgctagtcgtggaggctttcctacttttaagtagagtatttacaagattctgggagaatccctttcctttcagaagtgacctctcaagttccacgctgtcaggtgcaagttggttactcgtggatggaagactggaccctgggaaaggaggtccggtatttctgggaggatccatggttgggaaatggacatgcttctcaaccatgggaaccaagaccttctgggccagaatggggctattaaaaccactcgggctccgtcttcgcgaattttcctcagaaccataggaatgagattcagaggagggaaagcgtaggcgagattgaaattccaggggatcagaagagcgtcgactgcgtacgggttgtcccttgggtctagggaacagaattgatggagtttcttgtttcctcgactggcaaacagatctatctctggacatccccacaaccgcacgatctgattgaagacagccggttttagagaccagtccccttgtctgagctcgttgcggcttaagtaatcggccatggtatttagatttccctttatatgaagggccgtaagggagagcaggtgattttcggccatctgaaagatatgatttgtaacgttcattaatgacctagaccgtgtacctccttggtggttcacataagcaacggtcacctggttgtcagagagtatcctaacatgtctaccctgcagaggtataaggaacctatctaaggcgcgttccaccgccatcaattccttcagattggaggacgtgtctcgctcagaatgggaccacagaccctgaatgcaattgccctcccagtgtgctccccaccccgtggggctagcatccgttgttattacccgtgatatatgatatgtccaaggtacccctttacgcagattagggatgtgtgtccaccaccttagtgaacccgtggcctctacagatagggaaaattttttgtcaaggttagcgcccagacgccgaaaattatgcagaacatcccattgcagagccctggagtgaaactgtgcccacatcaccgccggaaaacaagaagtaagtgaacctaagagtgacatagcacttcttagggaaactacgggattactaattgccctggaggccagccggtgaatagtatcaacttttgagtctggcaggcgacattcctgctgagctgaatccacagtaagacccaagaactgctgtgatgttgagggctgaagacgcgactttttgagattgataatccatcctaagttgtgtaacgccgccatcactttccccaactgttctttacagtgtacctctgagcgcccaacgatcaataaatcatccagatagggaattattagtatattttgctcatgaaggtgtgccataacctccaccataatcttagtgaacacccgaggtgcgactgcaacaccaaaggggagtgcccgatattgaaagtgctccactgtgccggcaagagaaatcgccaccctgagaaagcgctgatgagttgcatgtatcgggacatgataataggcgtctttcagatctaagacaaccatgaagcaattgtgaaaaagaagctttattgccgacttcacagattccattttaaaggatgggaccagcaggaatacattcaggcccttcagattgatgatggtacgataagatccatctggcttctttaccaggaataaaggggagtaaaaccccgtaccttgttcctccgtaggtactttaacgagaaccccctttttttggagatctcgaacctctgactccaacgccaactgttctgcgggagaagaacggataggagttaatttgaatttttccaggggggtatggtggaattggaactttagcccctctttaatgatactgagtatccatggactattggtgatttttacccaggctgggtagaaggccaaaagcctaccgcccacctgggccgccagtcattgatgctttttagagtctctagaagagttaaacatgtaacctctacctcttcccctgtaagagttgtatctggtcgattctctatttgaatccctgtccgatcttcggcgatatggccctcctctattatagtcccgtctatagaagggtcttgctaggagagggaatcgcttcttactgtcacctgctttttctagaagctcatccagcactgggccaaacaaatgaaccccctcacaggggatgccacatagttttgatctggcctgcaagtctcctggccagcattttatccaaagagccctacgggccgcattggacagtgctgatgaccttgccgctagcctaacagaatcggctgacgcatccgcaaggaaggctgctgcatcctgaatcatagacatagatgataggatctcgctcctaggaaccttatccttgagctggtcttctagattacccagccataccatcaacgaccgggcagtgcaggtggccgcaatcgctggtctcagggaaatactcttctggatttgcgatctatgcctttaaacattatatcctggatggaacattccgcctgggtctcctcaatgcccatagtgctattgacagctttgactaagcggttaaccctgtccagtgatagacaggttcgactagattccacgtcctctgatgatgatgacggatgagaatccgaactcacaccacccgtgtctgaatccacatccgaggctggggataatatctccttcctcttttttgaaactgtcttctgagaccttatggaatctctgacctcctgtctaaccagatccctaagagtagacgtaaggtcaggggtctcgtcctcaattaattgttgaatgcagatgctgcacaatttctttttatgtccatccggaagaggttccgtacagatggcacactctctatgtttggatttggacacagatttcctcccctaataaggagagagggaatacaaggagggacagctatcagaaatgtactttcacgaagctcacttacccatccctgcagtgaatggtaccgtgatcggggggtccttcttagccggagatttcttacggccagaggacttagttgacttctgagtttctttggctctaccagcgcgactactgccactagaccgccgctgggagctgctcaaaggttgttcaggtaactgctgctgctcaccgcccagctgcggtgttccttccagagactccattccaagatggaggacaggaacaatgttgaggcctcagtgcagcgtttaaatccatccccctgggtaccacccccggatggggggtcagcagggacatccctcggtgcaccgctaattggtactgcctccgctagcgcccgtagagcgccagactccctgaggccaaaatccccccctgcgacgccgggcgccgccattagccaggataagacgctaccgcgcatgctcggccgcgtcatcgccccgcgccgcacccgcgtcatcaggacacgccccttccggacgcggacgcggcgctgagagcagacgcgccgagcaaggacggcagcgctcacctagccaccgcagaccccagcagcagcggcggaccgaccccaggagctccggcagatgcgcacgattgggcctcacgtaccaggtgaacagcggcaccacagaagtcaagccccccgcttagggctgcttcctcctgctgtcacctacacagacagtccccctgccgtgtggtgcttccatccccctgatcaggccgaggtaggggacccccgctacctgcatcggcctgtcaggagtgggatagcttctatcttcaaccctcttctctgggcctgtctgaagaggttccactgtcagggacaggaaaccaactggcgggtgagtgaggtgccgcccttttatgtctgaggtttcctgtccctgaagggcggatcccctctctcgttgtgctgtcatggcgactgaataaaacccCTTTAATAAGGTCTCCTGCCTTAGCTGATTGGGGTAAGTGCTGAAGAGGACGTTACAAGAAATGTTTATCATTTTTAATCTTACAATAGTTCCTATACACACCAGATGCAAGTTCTCCTCAACCGCCAATTTTTGTGGAACCAGATGACTATCTAATGAGTTTGGGGTCTTCTCCCCTGACAGAGGAGGTCAGGGAAGTTAATTATAAAGTTTATGAATTTCAACTGCAGATCCTTTTATTTTCAGGGAAGAAAAGCTGCTGCCATAAGACTCTGGCAGTGGATTTCTCCTCTCTACCTGCactaaagaaggaaaaaaaaacacatttttggttGGAGGAGCCCTCTTGAGCATGGAGAAAGTTGGGAGAGATAGCGGTCTGATGGGCGAATTACAGTTATCTTATGTGCCTGACTAGCTTGctgtatagaaaaaaaaacctCTGCTTTCCATGGGTAATATACCAACTACATAAAGTATTTATCAAACACCAAGTTTTATGAGTTCTGGCACCGGTAATACACTTACTTGTAAACCTGCAAATACCTGTGGTGCAGAAACTGGTCCCAACTGCTGCGCGTTCATGGGCAGTTATAAAAAGCCTGGTCATGTGACACAAGCCCTTTCATTTTTATAGCAAGAGGATTATCTGGCGGCATTAATTATACTAAACCCATGGTATAACACATAAGGCAATAAATTTAAACAAATATCAAACAAAACATAAAaagccacttaggctactttcacactagcgtcggctcgacgtaccgacgcaaactgtgaaAACAATGAACAACggggacagcggatgcagttttacaacgcatccgcggccccattgtaaggtctggggaggagggggcggaaatggcggacacgatgcacaaaaaagtttcatgcaactttttttgtgcagacggtccgccaaaacacgacgcatctgtcgcacgacggatgtgacgtgtggccatacggcgcaatgcgtcggctaatgctagtctatggaaaaaaaacgcatcctgcgtgcaactttgcaggatgcgttttttctccaaaacgacgcattgcgacgtaggtcacacaacgctagtgtgaaagtagccttatttgtcCTGTTAAGTCAGTTTATAAATTGTTTCTTCGGTTTACATCAGCCAACTTGCAACATTAAATGACCGCTGAAAGAGGAATATTTACCAATTTGCGGTCATTAATAGCCTGACAAATACATGCAGACCGCACTTAACAATACACAATAAATGATTTGTCATAGATCATTCGGTGAGCATAGTCTGCCATTGTTTACACAGGTCAGTGTGCTGCCGAGAACTaggatcttttgtgcagcacagaAGCTCATGTCACCCAGTAAACAAGCATTGTGCGCATTTGTcgggtgatcagcagcctgtttacactgacaAATTATCAGGAAAGGAGCGTTCTTCGGATCTGTTCATGATAATCCTGTAGAGTAAATGGTCCCTATGTTCTATGTCTTtataggaaagctgggtgacaaccagtatGGTCGGCATTCACTTCTGTAGCCATTTAGGGGTGTAGAAAAGCTGAGAAACACTGAATAATATGATGATTGTTAATGCATTTTAGATCCTTTTATTTGTAAATTAAATTTCTATGATGAATGTAGATGTGACAACTGAAAAAATATTAAATGACTGTAGATGCCAATGAACTGATTGTCCTGATACCATATTACAAAAGCTGTGCACAAGAAGTGAGAAGAACACTTGTACCCTGTTCACTTTCCTAGAAGTATGCTGCAGATATGGGAAGGCTCAAGATAGTAGTCACTTACAGTCATGTTTATGTGCGGTCATGTTACAGATCTGGGAAGAGACGTTCCTATGGTGTGTCCACCAATCAGAGCTCAGTATGAGGGGCACACCTCTATGATCTCACAGAAAGCCTGATGAGGTCAGCAGCACATGTGCCCTGAACCTGTCAGTGCGCTCAGGAAGGCATGGGCCTCATTCAAAGtacatttcacaatggtaaattgtaagGCAAGTCacacaattagaatatcatcaaaaaattaatttcagttcttcaatacaaaaagtgaaacttgtatattatatagagtcattacaaacagagtgatctaactgaagtgtttatttctgttaatgttaatgattatggcttacagccaatgaaaacccaaaattcattatctcagtaaattagaatactttataacaccagcttgaaacatgattttaaaatccaaaatactgGCCTACTGGAATGTATGTTCAGAAAATTCaggcaatacttggtcggggctccttttgcatcaattactgcatcaatgtggtgtggcatggaggtgatcagcccgtggcactgctgaggtgttatggaagcccaggttgctttgataggagccttcagctcgtctgcagtgttgggtctggtgtctcatcttcctcttgacaataccccatagattctctatggaaatAAGATcatgtgagtttgctggccaatcaagcacagtgatactgttgtttttaaacccattattggtacttttggcagtgtggacaggtgctgctggagaatgaaattatcCAAAAAcctttgtcggcagagggaagcatgaagtgctctaaaatttcctggtagacggctgcgctgactttggtcttgataaaacacagtggacctacaccagcagatgacatggctcccaaaccatcactgattgtggaaacttcacactagacctcaagcagcttggattgtggcctctccactcttcctccagactctgggaacttgatttccaaatgaaatgcaaaatttactttcatctgaaaacaacaccttggactactgagcaacagtccagttatttttctccttgacccaggtaagacgcttctggcgatgtctattggtcatgagtggcttgagacaaggaatgtgacacttgtagcccatgtcttggatacgACTGTGTGTGGTGGCGCTTGAAgctatgactccagcagcagtgcatggtgtcggcagaggtgcggtgttgcggtgggcgatatggcgtgcacctgagcagggccccttcctgtttaggtgggcgacgccacggcctggtgtccaaggGGGGattgcagcagtgctgtggcggcggcagaggtgcagggatgatgaggcacagtgagcggtatggcgtgagcagcgtcccttccaaaggtgaggtgacgcagcggcccgggatccaaggtaagcagcagagccgggtgaatcatggctttattggtggcggcggccatcctcctgaggctgcgcgtgcgcagatgaagtgctctgcttcccggggcttcaggaaaatggccacgggaggccacacgtgcgcagatggagatcgcagcggccattttcctgaagccgagttcgcagatttagatctcggcttcaggaaaatggctgccgcgttctccatctgcgcacgcgcggccattttcctgaagccccgggaagcagagcactccatctgctctgccataggggtgaagccacatgttcattactgtaatgagcgataccagtgaccgctgaacaggggaagaagctgccgtgcccggagACCGCGGGACAtgtagggaccgcgtcaggagtgtCGGGAGTATttaatattcacctttcctcgttccaccactgcctcatcttccgcgtcctctgcagtgactgttcaggtcagagggcgcgatgatgtattagtgtgcgcgccgccctctgcctgaacagttactgcagagagacgggacgctgaggagcagcgggcagcgacgagttaTTGATGTTAAGAGAAGGAAACCCTCTCTGACTTTGCTTCTCCCATTCTTTTTTCACTAGCTCTTTGACTGCCGGAATTACCAGAAAAGCTCGCCTCTTCACTTGAGAGAGACCTGCAAACATAATTTCCTGAGGCATTTTGGGGTCATTGATATCAGTCAACCCCATAGTTTTCCGAACCGATCTGATAAGGTTATTAATACGGTTAGTCGGAAAGCAATTATGTTCCTCCTCTTCAGAAGATAATATCTCTAGGGAGGAATCTGAGCCGAGCTCGCCACTGTCCGCAGATGATCTGGACCTAGGGGAGGTATGTTCCCTGCTGGGCCTCTGCCCTTTGGTTCCTCCGTTTTTACTGAGGACTCCTCCTGCAGAGTATACCCAATGCAGATCTGGCATAGCCTTTTGGTATAACTACCCGGAAGGGGCTGGGAACAtagggcacattccttatgcttAGATTTTCTGGTCTTTTTAGCCTGAATGGGTAcatagaaaacaatttttttttaggtttcCGTCGCTAATGGGGCATTGCTGCCTAAAAGCATCGGCTACATTCCTACCGGTGTGCAGCGATGTTGTCCCCAAATGACTCCGTTATGCACCCACTGGAGGAAGTAGTGGTGTCGAAGAACAGCAGCAGAAAAAGCGGCAGTGGACGCTCCGGACAGAGCAGTTTCACAGATAAAAGTGGTAAAGGCAAAGAGTCGAGTCATTCCACATCTCAGCCTGTGCCTTCACCTCCGCAATCGGTACCATATTGACAAGCTTCACTGGGTGCGTGTTACTAATTACACCTCTTAAGTTGACAGCCCCTTCTTTTCCTCATCACCCGGAAGTGTTACCATCACTTCCGGGTCACGGGACATGGTCGCTCTGTGCGGCCTGGTCGCTCTGTACAGGCGCACAGCTTTTCTACCTCTCCGGTACCCCCGAAATCTAAAGACAGCACTTCCGGGGTAGAGCGCTCTgaatcactgcgcatgcgcccgcatgGAAACTTCTGGAAACAGCGCTGCCTCGCCGCTCTGCTGATACtcacacccggctccctcgcagactTGGACAAGTACCAGCCCATCCAGCCATACCGCACTCTCCACGTTAGCCAGGACGGCCCTTCCCGGACCCTGACCTCACGGTGTCCATCAGCTGAGGGGGGAGCTGAACACAGGAGTCCCCTGACGCTGCATCTGGTGCtaaagcccctgccgttcccacagacacCGCACAGGCGACATCACAGCCCAGTTATCCTCCTGCGACCTTCTCTCCATAGGTTCCCTTagaaacaggaaaccaactgaaacgggagcgaagggggtcacccttttatctctgtaggtttcctgttcctaggggcggatcacctcccttagtgggtgctgtcgtggtgaagaGAAAAAAGACCATCTCACCAACCAATAAGAATGGAGTGAATCAAACATGATTTGGGTTTGTGCTGCAACCaaaggcacagggaacatttcacgggtagagggaagaaaggttttaatgaaatttcaacaaattcttgatgcaaacatagaaccatctgcaaaaaagctgaagttgaaaagtggatggcttctacaaatggataatgatccgaaacacacatcaaaatccacaatagactaccacaAAAGGCAAAAgataaaggttttacaatggccctcacagtcccctgatctgaac contains:
- the PNPLA8 gene encoding calcium-independent phospholipase A2-gamma isoform X2 → MPVLLLLDTYLYFVASRRRIWRRPDLSFVCSYCRHFTNYSNIHCSNFFSKFQQHKRPYRRAGERDILHTKSQSHFYSVSSKVSTTTSKGIAIAKASMSRIKNTLDSVTKVVSSTHGDLLSRIVRPKPNSANIGKEETIQIREASASQSGSDKGEVLDSDQDLPNQSKKSSSTTKSTSQAAQASSPKPVDALEEGTEHRNGVFHASYITTNFGETYNFLSHHINSYFANETKMEKNNITQIDQDRTIDLSSDKEKDLAPETEDGSSSAKKSISNFLTNQSSNVHAFVGNYLGGLVPKFKPEMKPALEEKAKELESGEATNKREQEISRDKGVDEKAKRLSLQREKIIARVSVDNRTRSLVQSLKRATDRRLCINRVEELNCHLLEFPETRGVAVKEKAIPYLLRLRQAHDETLRAAVREALALIGYNDPVKGRGIRVLTIDGGGTRGIVALQTLRKLEELTGKPVHELFDYICGVSTGAILAFMLGLFHMPLDECEDLYSKLGSDVFKQNVIVGTVKMGWSHAYYNSEMWEKLLKERMGADLMIETSRKPLCPKVSAVSTIVNRGIPLKAFVFRNYNHFPGIKSPYMGGCQYNLWQAIRASSAAPGYFQEYVLGNDLHQRCTKHWTLCYHQTAISASTQS